Genomic DNA from Klebsiella variicola:
CGCTGTCGGTGTGGCCCGCCACCACGATCAGCCACCCGGGCCTGGCCTTAATGTCCATCAGCGAGTTGACCAGCCGCTTTGTCGAACCAGGCTTCAGTACCCATTTCCCGGTATCGAATAGCGACATGCTGTCAAGGCGGATGACGTCCGGCGCGACGCGCTGCACCGGCCTGGGTGGCGGAGGCGGCACGTAACCGCGAATCGCCTCCAGCAACGGCAGGCGAATCTGCTCCCCGCGATACAAGCCCAGACTCAGGCGCAGCGGGACGCCGTTACGCGCCCAGCTATCGAGCAGCGCGGCATCTTCACGCAGCACCCTGACAGCGCTGGCTTTTGGCCGATAATCATCCATCGCAATCCGCTCATAACGGGCAATATCGACGCCCACGCGCTGCAGCAGTTGTCGATTGTTCCAGCCACTGCTGAGCAGCGCGGCGACAGCGGCGAGGGTGAAAATCGCAAGCGCCGCGCGCCAGGCCCTGCCTCGTGGCGTGAGTCCCCGTCCCGCCGGTAACTGCGGCAGGATGAATTCCGGCAACGCTGAAGCGTCCTCGGTGTCGCTCTCATCTGGCTGCCAGCCAGCTACCCGCGACAGGCCGCTATGTCGGGATAACCACGTCGTCCAGGCCGACGACGCCAGACTTCCAGGCAGCGAGGGCCCGAGCCCCCACAGCACGGCCGCTGGGGTCAGAGGCGGCAGGTCGGTATTTTCTTCCGTCAACACGGCATGGACGTGCTGTTCAAACCAGCCCATCAGGCTGTTCATCAGCACCTGCTGCTCCAGCGCGGCCGCCCCGCCGGCGCTTACCCAGGCCGGTACGGAACAGGGGGCGCAGGAGGGCTGCCAGACTTTCACCGCTTCGCCCGGCATCGCCGCCTGCCACAACAGGTCGCGACTCATCGCGCTGCCCACCTGCCCCTGCAGCGCCAGCGGTACGGCATACCCCGTCTGCTGACGCAGCTGGCTGAGTTGCCAGCGCAGGGCCAGCAGAGCGCTGGTCAGCGCATCGCTTTGCACATGCCGCTGCGGGCAGACGCAGAGCAGCACCGACAGCTGAGGCCCCCATTCCGGCCGCTGGCTCAATACCTGGCGCGCGA
This window encodes:
- a CDS encoding OmpA family protein; protein product: MSPAQQRGLALWTSLLSALVCLLFLPVPRWGAWLILLVTLALIIGIWRIASRRTGRNVASTLAPLPEGAYRQPVVLVCGDLPSVWPPASPVRVVKQGCWIRVEKTEELQQVARQVLSQRPEWGPQLSVLLCVCPQRHVQSDALTSALLALRWQLSQLRQQTGYAVPLALQGQVGSAMSRDLLWQAAMPGEAVKVWQPSCAPCSVPAWVSAGGAAALEQQVLMNSLMGWFEQHVHAVLTEENTDLPPLTPAAVLWGLGPSLPGSLASSAWTTWLSRHSGLSRVAGWQPDESDTEDASALPEFILPQLPAGRGLTPRGRAWRAALAIFTLAAVAALLSSGWNNRQLLQRVGVDIARYERIAMDDYRPKASAVRVLREDAALLDSWARNGVPLRLSLGLYRGEQIRLPLLEAIRGYVPPPPPRPVQRVAPDVIRLDSMSLFDTGKWVLKPGSTKRLVNSLMDIKARPGWLIVVAGHTDSVGEEKANQLLSLKRAESVRDWMRDTGDVPDSCFAVQGYGESRPIATNDTPEGRALNRRVEISLVPQVDACRLPDQPSASSQDDGASLHNGE